In bacterium, a genomic segment contains:
- a CDS encoding DUF3850 domain-containing protein: MNTTEREGKRLRAIERAARAHVSNNTENQATTLHSLLHALQPLREAKTHELKTWGLYWDAAKDGTKRFEIRRDDRDIQEGDTVALFRTQDCGISLADEDPIRFRVGRAFRFTVAGCEQMFGLEPLDGTLYDDAPALVAFDLLGLNDDTPVRDAVVDPYAGGDPGTPDGYCGGCACHLCYTERERREAAGEPI; this comes from the coding sequence ATGAACACGACCGAACGCGAGGGCAAGCGCCTGCGCGCCATCGAACGGGCCGCGCGTGCCCACGTGAGCAACAACACCGAGAACCAGGCCACGACGCTACACAGCCTGCTCCATGCTCTCCAACCCCTCCGAGAGGCGAAAACCCACGAGCTCAAGACATGGGGCTTATACTGGGACGCCGCGAAGGATGGGACGAAGCGGTTCGAGATCCGTCGCGACGATCGGGACATCCAGGAGGGGGATACTGTTGCCCTGTTCCGCACACAGGACTGCGGGATCTCCCTGGCGGATGAAGACCCCATCCGATTCCGTGTTGGACGGGCGTTCCGGTTCACCGTTGCCGGTTGTGAGCAGATGTTCGGGCTCGAGCCGCTGGATGGAACGCTTTACGACGACGCGCCCGCGCTCGTGGCGTTTGATCTGTTGGGCCTGAATGACGACACGCCCGTCCGAGATGCCGTGGTGGATCCCTACGCCGGGGGCGATCCGGGGACTCCTGACGGGTATTGTGGCGGTTGCGCCTGCCACCTCTGCTACACAGAGCGTGAGCGGCGCGAGGCCGCAGGGGAGCCAATATGA
- a CDS encoding site-specific DNA-methyltransferase, whose protein sequence is MRGSHPTGNIQTTRPRMMPEIQIGDVWHLGPHRVLCGDCTYPALLEEAFVSVDGIPIAPRLMVADPPYNIGIAEWDRIPEYTEWWLAWWNILGECMSPDHSAYVFGQAETLAEPFVRVSPPKRWLIWHYTNRNTPNVGTWGRSHDAIIYVRRGDAPFYRDRARVPYFPGTKSGHTGSGSGRFPGVPFRRHPDGAQPRDVIVVPALAAGAGTAESVNHPTQKPIALIRTLIDASSDEGDVVVDPFGGSGTTLMACEELGRVCITIEQNPEYVGLILDRWTYSTGRAAQRIHNPVSYRALESPVTSARSDSRQTLLFTDEGDAT, encoded by the coding sequence ATGCGTGGGTCGCATCCTACGGGCAACATCCAGACGACGCGGCCGCGAATGATGCCTGAGATTCAGATCGGGGATGTGTGGCACCTGGGGCCCCATCGCGTTCTGTGCGGAGACTGCACGTATCCCGCCCTCCTAGAGGAGGCGTTCGTATCCGTCGATGGCATCCCCATCGCGCCGCGTCTCATGGTGGCCGATCCGCCCTACAACATCGGCATCGCGGAATGGGACCGCATCCCGGAATACACGGAATGGTGGCTTGCGTGGTGGAACATTCTCGGCGAGTGCATGTCCCCTGACCACTCAGCGTATGTGTTCGGCCAGGCGGAGACGTTGGCGGAGCCCTTCGTCCGCGTCTCCCCGCCGAAACGCTGGCTCATCTGGCACTACACGAACCGGAATACCCCGAATGTCGGCACGTGGGGACGTTCACACGACGCGATCATCTATGTCCGGCGCGGGGATGCGCCATTCTACCGCGACCGGGCCCGCGTCCCCTACTTCCCCGGAACGAAGTCGGGGCATACCGGGTCCGGGTCTGGGCGCTTCCCAGGCGTCCCGTTCCGGCGCCATCCAGACGGAGCCCAGCCACGGGATGTGATCGTCGTGCCCGCGCTCGCGGCCGGAGCGGGAACCGCCGAGTCCGTGAACCATCCCACACAGAAGCCGATCGCGCTCATCCGCACACTGATCGACGCATCCTCCGACGAGGGCGATGTCGTCGTGGACCCGTTCGGCGGGTCGGGGACGACGCTCATGGCATGTGAGGAACTGGGGCGCGTCTGCATCACGATCGAACAGAACCCCGAGTATGTTGGTCTGATTCTGGATCGCTGGACCTACTCGACTGGAAGGGCGGCCCAACGCATCCACAACCCCGTATCGTATCGAGCCCTGGAGAGCCCGGTAACGTCGGCGCGATCTGACTCGCGCCAGACACTCCTATTCACCGACGAAGGAGACGCCACGTGA